One genomic region from Leptolyngbyaceae cyanobacterium JSC-12 encodes:
- a CDS encoding hypothetical protein (IMG reference gene:2510098497), with protein MLPFVAVPSTIAQEFGKYRDLFCRGAGFEQVSRYVTGLLLSENKTLQGIAGQWVAGGEVGGRRAMHAAVFEAGWRSSELMSHHRAVIAKEHQGRGREVISLDWTLSHHDWGKQIFGVKRSYDYVEHRMSCFQTVVTATIANRHLIDGIDVVVQFPDFSVAEREYLKVTAKSHYDDLDQVRERLIEMLHYHKNRLEYRKRTEIAVEIVRQVEAEGQFPTADYAFDNGVLTVELTTMIESAGNTG; from the coding sequence ATGCTGCCCTTTGTCGCTGTGCCATCGACGATTGCTCAAGAGTTTGGGAAATATCGAGACCTGTTCTGCCGAGGCGCAGGCTTTGAGCAGGTGAGTCGCTATGTGACCGGATTGCTGTTGAGTGAGAACAAAACCTTGCAAGGGATTGCCGGACAATGGGTAGCAGGTGGGGAGGTCGGCGGACGAAGAGCGATGCACGCAGCGGTGTTTGAGGCGGGCTGGAGGAGTTCAGAGTTAATGTCCCATCATCGTGCTGTGATAGCCAAAGAGCATCAGGGGCGAGGGCGAGAAGTCATCAGTCTGGATTGGACGCTCAGCCATCACGATTGGGGCAAGCAGATCTTTGGGGTGAAGCGATCCTATGATTATGTGGAACATCGGATGAGTTGCTTTCAAACGGTGGTGACGGCGACGATTGCGAACCGCCACCTAATTGATGGGATTGACGTGGTGGTGCAGTTTCCAGATTTTTCAGTGGCAGAACGGGAGTATCTGAAGGTGACGGCAAAATCCCACTATGACGATTTAGACCAAGTGCGAGAACGACTGATTGAGATGTTGCATTATCACAAGAATCGATTGGAGTATCGCAAACGCACCGAGATTGCCGTCGAGATTGTGCGCCAAGTGGAAGCGGAAGGACAATTTCCCACCGCCGATTATGCGTTTGACAATGGGGTGTTGACTGTTGAGTTAACCACCATGATTGAGTCCGCAGGAAACACTGGGTGA
- a CDS encoding TonB family protein (IMG reference gene:2510098499~PFAM: Gram-negative bacterial tonB protein~TIGRFAM: TonB family C-terminal domain) produces MNSLKLVTQQRQKEQKVLKVFLVGSLLGSLVVHAGAMTLQVGKLWNPLPQEKETDEIEITVTNDMVEEPVKEDVLPDVPQEVALDPDIAPPPIPLAPETQAPITPGEDAPSKEPLSPTKEPVASLTNSTGDTPATNTGTGPITSPDGEGSGFGFARLPTGFNSLGKPDGDPQGKPSGVPDGKPGGIPDSEGKTTATRSAPVPVPTTGKPKLVCLECPKPKFRGTEGQPRVTYDVAPDGRVINVRLRKSSGNPEVDRETLETLQRWRFKPETVPQGGQQDIKVRVTFEEEGSKFQRQNEQRRRQEAERRRIAEQEQERREAARQLNSAPAAIRETPAARPTPAEKPAPATENPASIAAPPPAPIYEPPPAPVYQPPPAPVYEPPPAPVEAPAVEPSE; encoded by the coding sequence ATGAATTCTCTCAAACTTGTTACCCAGCAACGCCAAAAGGAACAGAAAGTGCTCAAAGTTTTTCTGGTTGGCAGTCTGCTTGGTTCTCTGGTAGTTCATGCTGGTGCAATGACGCTTCAGGTTGGGAAACTGTGGAACCCTTTGCCGCAAGAGAAAGAAACAGATGAAATTGAAATCACAGTCACTAACGACATGGTGGAAGAACCTGTCAAGGAAGACGTGCTACCTGACGTTCCTCAGGAGGTTGCCCTCGATCCAGACATTGCTCCACCCCCTATTCCGTTAGCACCGGAAACTCAAGCTCCCATAACGCCTGGTGAAGATGCTCCCAGTAAAGAGCCACTATCACCAACCAAGGAGCCTGTTGCTTCCCTCACTAATTCAACTGGAGATACACCTGCAACCAATACTGGTACGGGGCCAATTACTAGTCCTGATGGGGAAGGTAGTGGCTTTGGATTTGCCAGATTACCCACAGGCTTTAATTCTTTGGGTAAACCGGATGGTGATCCTCAAGGTAAACCAAGTGGGGTACCTGATGGTAAGCCTGGTGGTATTCCTGATAGTGAAGGTAAAACAACTGCTACACGTAGTGCGCCTGTACCTGTTCCAACGACGGGTAAACCCAAACTCGTTTGCCTGGAATGCCCCAAACCTAAGTTTCGGGGAACAGAAGGGCAACCCAGAGTCACTTATGATGTCGCACCTGATGGACGGGTAATTAATGTCCGTTTACGCAAATCCAGTGGGAATCCAGAGGTTGATCGAGAAACTTTGGAGACTCTGCAAAGGTGGCGCTTTAAGCCAGAGACAGTGCCCCAGGGAGGACAGCAGGACATAAAAGTGCGCGTCACTTTTGAGGAAGAAGGCTCTAAATTTCAGCGGCAAAATGAGCAGCGGCGGCGGCAAGAGGCAGAACGTCGCCGAATTGCTGAACAGGAACAGGAACGTCGAGAAGCTGCTCGGCAGCTAAATTCTGCCCCAGCGGCGATTCGGGAAACTCCAGCAGCCAGGCCTACTCCTGCTGAGAAACCTGCCCCGGCCACTGAAAATCCTGCTTCGATCGCTGCCCCACCGCCAGCCCCTATCTATGAGCCACCGCCAGCCCCTGTCTATCAACCACCACCAGCCCCCGTGTATGAGCCGCCACCAGCCCCCGTCGAGGCTCCTGCGGTAGAACCTTCTGAATAA
- a CDS encoding biopolymer transport protein (IMG reference gene:2510098500~PFAM: Biopolymer transport protein ExbD/TolR; overlaps another CDS with the same product name) codes for MRRRRVSEPELTPQINIVPMIDVIFAILAFFIMSTLFLGRFEGLAVNLPKAKSAKPQNVVRATVTLDSKGNLYLNKDRLQVEDLPDSIRKLSQSGQDLVVVLNADGSVTHDRVVTVMDQIRQVEGVKLAIATQRR; via the coding sequence ATGCGACGACGCAGAGTTAGTGAACCAGAACTTACTCCTCAAATCAACATCGTACCGATGATTGATGTGATCTTTGCGATTCTGGCGTTTTTTATCATGTCTACGCTGTTTTTAGGGCGGTTTGAAGGATTAGCAGTGAATTTACCCAAGGCCAAATCTGCCAAGCCTCAAAACGTTGTTCGAGCAACTGTGACCCTCGACTCAAAAGGAAATCTTTACTTAAACAAAGATCGACTCCAGGTAGAAGATTTGCCCGACTCGATTCGGAAACTTAGTCAATCTGGTCAGGATTTAGTTGTGGTATTAAACGCAGATGGTTCTGTTACGCACGATCGCGTCGTTACTGTGATGGATCAAATTCGTCAGGTTGAAGGGGTAAAACTCGCGATCGCCACCCAACGTCGTTAA
- a CDS encoding nicotinate-nucleotide pyrophosphorylase (carboxylating) (IMG reference gene:2510098506~PFAM: Quinolinate phosphoribosyl transferase, C-terminal domain; Quinolinate phosphoribosyl transferase, N-terminal domain~TIGRFAM: nicotinate-nucleotide pyrophosphorylase), which produces MNTATVALPPFLLLDPLLQSWLLEDLGRGDRTTQSLFPSAAPLGQAQWLVKESGMIAGLPIAARVFQLLHPQINFTAEVSEGQWCERGQVIATISGSIDALLTGERVALNLAMRLSGIATMTRKYVELIEDLPAQLVDTRKTTPGLRLLEKYATRVGGAVNHRMGLDDAVMIKDNHIAAAGGIGSAIALVRAHAPYPLSIEIEAETLDMVAEALQYGADIIMLDNMPFSTLHQAVEQIRQTNRSIKIEASGNITLETIRSVAETGVDYISSSAPITRSPWLDLSMRLN; this is translated from the coding sequence ATGAATACGGCTACTGTGGCATTGCCGCCATTCTTATTACTAGATCCATTGCTCCAAAGTTGGTTACTGGAGGATCTTGGGCGCGGCGATCGCACCACCCAATCCCTTTTTCCCTCCGCCGCTCCGCTCGGACAGGCGCAATGGCTAGTCAAAGAATCTGGCATGATTGCAGGTTTACCAATTGCAGCACGGGTGTTTCAACTGCTGCATCCTCAAATCAACTTCACGGCAGAAGTGTCAGAGGGGCAATGGTGTGAACGGGGGCAAGTCATTGCGACTATTTCAGGTTCAATCGATGCTTTATTAACTGGGGAGCGGGTGGCACTAAATTTAGCCATGCGATTGAGCGGCATTGCCACAATGACACGGAAGTATGTGGAACTGATTGAAGATTTGCCCGCTCAGTTAGTAGATACTCGAAAAACTACACCTGGCTTGCGGTTGCTGGAAAAATATGCAACTCGGGTGGGTGGCGCAGTAAATCATCGCATGGGGCTGGATGATGCCGTAATGATTAAAGACAATCACATTGCAGCAGCAGGAGGTATTGGATCGGCGATCGCGCTCGTGCGTGCCCATGCACCCTATCCTCTCAGCATTGAAATTGAGGCAGAAACGTTGGACATGGTGGCAGAAGCACTTCAGTATGGTGCAGATATCATTATGCTGGACAATATGCCATTCAGTACACTGCATCAAGCAGTTGAGCAGATTCGTCAAACTAATCGCTCAATCAAAATTGAAGCGTCTGGCAATATTACCCTCGAAACGATTCGTTCAGTTGCCGAAACTGGAGTGGACTATATTTCCAGTAGTGCTCCCATTACCCGTTCCCCCTGGTTAGATTTGAGTATGCGTTTAAATTGA
- a CDS encoding ABC-type transport system, involved in lipoprotein release, permease component (IMG reference gene:2510098503~PFAM: Predicted permease): protein MTAVVSNRPLWHLAWQRLKQRPLQYLLCIVGIALGVAMMVSIDLANGSAQRAFSLSTDAITGRATHRIEAIAPTGIEESVYAQLRRMPLHSPMAPVVEGYTLVDELGAQPMRLVGVDVFAEAPFRNYFGDNRLDARSVQLLIQPGAIVLSQDLANQYGLRLGSELHLDVAGQHRTALVVGIVAPSDTLNRRALSNLLFTDIATAQELLGQVGRLSHIDLIVHRPEELEVIAASLPAGLKVETAEAQKNAVQQMTAAFELNLTALSLLALVVGMFLIYNTVTFSVIQRRPIFGILRCLGVTQGQLFTLILAEAALFSIIGSILGVGLGIVLGRSIVGLITQTINDFYFVVSVQQITLAQSTIVKGLAVGVAAALFASVLPALEAMSTTPSLILQRSTLESRVQKLLPSLVLIWAGLSLAGVVLLRWQAGGLIAAFSGLFAVLLGAALLVPPLISLVMKVLSPLGYQLVGVLGKLAPRDILRSLSRTSVAIAALMVAVSVIVGVSIMVGSFRGTVVQWLDQTLQADIYVSPPTTTANRVLGKLDADVVAALKTWDGVRLAVSYNDADVRVVDFNRQAKLISADGDVSQGKRPYAWIRPDLGADPWRALNAGDGVIISEALILRENLAAPPETITLETPEGDRSFPVLAVFYDYSSDRGTIILDNDLYTALWHDDRIASLGLFTAPDVSVEDIVTAIREHFKGRQDLLVQSNRSLRQGSLEIFDRTFAITSALRLLAVVVAFIGVLSTLMSLQLERTRELGILRATGMTPRQLGTLTLLETGLMGTMAGIFAMPLGFALAWILIYVINVRSFGWTLQMSLEGRYFWQALLVAIAAALLAGLYPALRLGRMNIATAVRQE from the coding sequence TTGACTGCTGTAGTCTCCAACCGTCCCCTCTGGCATCTGGCATGGCAGCGTCTTAAGCAGCGTCCACTTCAGTATCTGCTATGCATTGTGGGCATTGCACTGGGGGTTGCCATGATGGTGTCGATTGATCTGGCAAACGGTTCTGCGCAGCGAGCGTTTTCTCTATCCACTGATGCAATTACCGGACGAGCAACCCACCGGATTGAAGCGATCGCTCCTACTGGTATTGAAGAATCGGTTTACGCCCAACTGCGACGAATGCCGTTGCATAGTCCAATGGCTCCAGTGGTAGAAGGCTACACATTGGTAGATGAATTAGGTGCTCAACCCATGCGCTTGGTTGGGGTTGATGTGTTTGCCGAAGCTCCCTTTCGCAACTATTTTGGCGATAATCGCCTGGATGCCAGATCAGTGCAACTGCTGATACAACCTGGCGCGATTGTCCTGTCGCAAGATCTGGCAAACCAGTATGGTCTCAGGCTTGGCAGTGAGTTGCATCTAGATGTTGCTGGGCAGCATCGTACTGCCCTGGTAGTCGGCATTGTTGCGCCAAGTGACACGCTAAATCGTCGCGCTCTAAGCAATCTACTGTTTACTGATATTGCAACGGCCCAAGAACTGTTGGGGCAGGTTGGCAGGTTGAGTCATATTGATTTGATTGTTCATCGACCCGAGGAGCTAGAGGTGATTGCCGCCTCCCTTCCGGCTGGACTCAAAGTGGAAACGGCAGAAGCTCAGAAAAATGCTGTGCAACAAATGACGGCAGCGTTTGAACTAAACCTCACAGCGCTCAGCTTGCTGGCATTGGTTGTGGGCATGTTTTTGATCTACAACACTGTTACTTTTAGTGTTATCCAACGTCGCCCCATTTTTGGCATTTTGCGGTGTTTGGGAGTAACCCAGGGACAGCTATTTACCCTGATTCTGGCGGAGGCCGCCCTGTTTAGCATCATTGGATCGATTCTGGGTGTGGGTTTGGGCATTGTTCTAGGACGTAGTATTGTCGGACTCATTACCCAAACGATTAATGATTTTTACTTTGTGGTATCGGTGCAGCAAATTACGTTAGCCCAGAGCACGATTGTCAAAGGGTTAGCTGTGGGTGTGGCTGCGGCTCTGTTTGCTTCAGTGTTGCCTGCTCTGGAAGCCATGAGTACTACTCCGAGCCTGATCTTACAGCGATCTACTCTAGAAAGCCGAGTGCAAAAGTTATTGCCCAGTCTGGTACTGATTTGGGCCGGATTATCTCTGGCTGGAGTTGTGTTGTTACGCTGGCAGGCTGGTGGCTTAATTGCTGCATTTAGTGGATTGTTTGCCGTGTTATTAGGTGCGGCATTACTGGTTCCGCCTCTTATCTCTCTGGTAATGAAAGTTCTCTCACCATTGGGCTATCAGCTTGTAGGAGTACTGGGAAAATTGGCTCCCCGCGATATTTTGCGATCGCTCAGTCGGACTTCGGTGGCGATCGCGGCATTAATGGTGGCAGTGTCCGTAATTGTGGGGGTCTCCATTATGGTTGGCTCCTTTCGCGGAACCGTCGTGCAATGGTTAGACCAAACATTGCAAGCAGATATCTATGTTTCACCTCCTACTACCACGGCTAATCGAGTATTGGGCAAGCTTGATGCCGACGTTGTGGCAGCGCTTAAAACCTGGGATGGCGTTCGGTTGGCGGTTAGCTACAATGATGCCGATGTGCGTGTAGTTGATTTTAATCGCCAGGCAAAGCTCATCTCAGCAGATGGAGATGTGTCGCAAGGAAAACGTCCTTACGCCTGGATTCGCCCAGATTTGGGAGCAGATCCCTGGAGGGCATTGAATGCGGGAGATGGGGTAATTATTTCGGAAGCATTAATTTTACGAGAAAACCTGGCTGCGCCACCAGAGACGATTACGCTGGAGACCCCAGAGGGCGATCGCTCCTTCCCGGTCTTAGCGGTTTTTTACGATTACTCCTCAGATCGCGGCACCATCATTCTTGATAATGACCTTTATACTGCCCTCTGGCACGACGATCGCATTGCTTCATTGGGCTTATTCACTGCTCCTGATGTATCGGTAGAAGATATCGTTACCGCTATACGCGAGCACTTCAAAGGACGACAAGATTTACTGGTGCAGTCTAATCGCAGCTTGCGGCAGGGGTCTCTGGAAATTTTTGATCGCACGTTTGCTATTACCAGTGCATTGCGTCTTCTCGCTGTAGTAGTAGCCTTTATCGGTGTTCTCAGTACCCTCATGAGCCTTCAGCTTGAACGCACTCGCGAGTTGGGGATTCTGCGTGCTACAGGCATGACACCCCGCCAATTGGGAACTCTGACGTTGCTGGAAACTGGACTCATGGGTACAATGGCAGGCATTTTCGCTATGCCGTTGGGCTTTGCTTTGGCATGGATTTTGATTTATGTAATCAACGTCCGTTCCTTTGGCTGGACTTTGCAAATGTCGCTAGAAGGTCGTTATTTCTGGCAGGCATTACTCGTCGCGATCGCAGCAGCCCTCCTGGCAGGACTCTACCCAGCCTTGCGTTTAGGACGAATGAACATTGCCACAGCAGTTCGTCAGGAGTAG
- a CDS encoding biopolymer transport protein (IMG reference gene:2510098501~PFAM: MotA/TolQ/ExbB proton channel family; overlaps another CDS with the same product name), whose product MQKLGEILVAAGVVAIPLLAFSIVATALIVERIVFWYRVNRRQDQVVKAALELYRDVPELAIEKLQRNIDLPIARIFLEAMTLEDSEPEEFALAIDGATQAEIPVLKRFNNIFDTIVTLAPLLGLLGTVLGLIQSFSSLNLGDMGGTKTVGVTTGISEALVSTAFGLVVALVTLFFANTFRGFYLRQLALIQECSAQLELLHRRHLKRNRETMYATTQS is encoded by the coding sequence ATGCAAAAGCTTGGTGAAATCTTAGTGGCAGCGGGAGTTGTAGCGATTCCGCTGTTAGCATTTTCTATTGTGGCAACTGCGCTTATTGTGGAGCGCATTGTGTTCTGGTATCGGGTAAATCGCCGCCAAGATCAGGTTGTGAAAGCTGCCTTAGAACTATATCGAGATGTCCCGGAACTGGCGATCGAAAAACTTCAACGTAATATTGATTTGCCCATTGCCCGCATTTTTCTGGAGGCAATGACGCTGGAAGATAGTGAACCAGAAGAATTTGCACTTGCGATCGATGGGGCAACTCAAGCGGAAATCCCTGTCTTAAAGCGCTTTAACAACATTTTTGATACGATTGTCACTTTGGCACCGCTATTGGGTCTTTTGGGGACTGTCCTGGGGTTAATTCAATCCTTTAGTTCGCTGAATCTGGGTGATATGGGGGGAACTAAAACTGTTGGAGTGACCACGGGGATCAGTGAAGCACTTGTTTCAACTGCGTTCGGTTTGGTGGTGGCACTGGTTACCTTATTTTTTGCCAATACTTTTCGAGGGTTTTACCTCCGCCAGCTAGCCTTGATCCAGGAGTGCTCCGCTCAGCTAGAACTGTTACATCGTCGGCACTTGAAGCGAAACAGGGAGACTATGTATGCGACGACGCAGAGTTAG
- a CDS encoding protein with phosphotransacetylase BioD-like N-terminal domain (IMG reference gene:2510098505~PFAM: DRTGG domain), with the protein MPKSAKYLLIGSTEAYSGKSATVLGVAHQLKKEGLDIAYGKPLGTCWGNSSNEKMIEEDVRFVAQTLNLPQNRLQPTILPLTDTTIQRRIGGEDQVNYPQLMKQYLQMQEPDLVLLEGPSNLEEGSLFDLSLQQVAEVVDAKVLLVARFHSLLIVGSLISAKRRLGDRLLGAFINDIPKERLEEVQHSVKPFLEQRGVPIFGLMPRNDLLRSVSVRDLVEQLGAEVLCRPDRLDLMVESLSIGAMNVNSALKYFRKGRNMAVITGGDRTDIQLAAIETSTQCLILTGQMSPDPDVVSRAEDLEIPILSVDLDTLTTVEIVDQAIGQVRIHEPAKLQCLYDMMAQHFDYNRLLTDLNLELMTTPSS; encoded by the coding sequence GTGCCGAAGTCTGCGAAGTATCTGCTGATTGGATCTACTGAGGCGTATAGTGGCAAATCAGCAACAGTCCTGGGAGTTGCCCATCAACTAAAAAAAGAGGGGCTGGATATTGCATATGGAAAACCTTTGGGGACCTGTTGGGGGAATTCCTCGAACGAGAAGATGATTGAGGAGGATGTGCGATTTGTAGCTCAAACGCTGAACCTGCCACAAAACCGCCTGCAACCAACTATCCTTCCCCTCACGGATACCACAATTCAACGACGAATTGGGGGAGAGGATCAGGTGAATTATCCCCAGTTGATGAAGCAGTATCTCCAGATGCAAGAACCTGATTTAGTCCTGCTGGAAGGACCCTCTAACTTAGAGGAAGGTAGTTTATTTGACTTATCTTTACAGCAGGTAGCAGAAGTTGTTGATGCCAAAGTTTTGCTGGTAGCTCGGTTTCATTCATTGTTGATTGTTGGATCATTGATTTCTGCAAAGCGCCGCTTGGGCGATCGCTTATTGGGAGCATTCATCAACGATATTCCCAAAGAACGTCTGGAAGAAGTGCAACATTCAGTCAAGCCGTTTTTGGAACAGCGTGGGGTTCCAATTTTTGGATTAATGCCTCGGAATGATCTGCTGCGTAGTGTCAGTGTGCGCGACCTGGTGGAACAATTGGGGGCAGAGGTGCTGTGCCGCCCTGATCGGTTAGATCTCATGGTCGAAAGTCTTTCCATTGGTGCGATGAACGTGAATTCAGCCCTGAAATATTTCCGCAAAGGGCGGAATATGGCAGTGATCACAGGTGGCGATCGCACTGATATTCAACTGGCAGCTATCGAAACCTCCACGCAATGTTTGATTTTGACAGGGCAGATGAGTCCTGATCCGGATGTTGTTAGCCGGGCTGAGGATTTAGAAATCCCAATTTTGTCAGTGGATCTGGATACTTTGACAACGGTTGAAATTGTAGATCAGGCGATCGGGCAAGTACGAATCCACGAACCCGCTAAACTGCAATGTTTGTACGACATGATGGCACAGCACTTTGATTACAATCGCTTACTGACCGATCTCAATTTAGAACTGATGACAACGCCATCAAGTTAG
- a CDS encoding hypothetical protein (IMG reference gene:2510098502), which yields MLSLSKIQTLPTMPSIELPSLIVQLQQSQQGNPLLNRVGERLIYIGVSLIAIVLVMIVGLLNRRLDIAILLSLLLSVVITALLLIP from the coding sequence ATGCTTTCGTTAAGCAAAATTCAGACCCTCCCAACCATGCCATCCATAGAACTCCCCTCGCTAATTGTCCAGCTTCAGCAATCTCAACAGGGAAATCCACTGCTAAACCGAGTTGGGGAACGTTTGATTTACATTGGGGTAAGCTTGATTGCAATTGTGTTGGTGATGATTGTGGGGTTACTCAATCGTCGTCTTGATATTGCTATTCTCTTGTCTTTGTTGTTGAGTGTAGTGATTACTGCGCTGTTGCTAATTCCTTAG
- a CDS encoding 2-hydroxy-3-oxopropionate reductase (IMG reference gene:2510098507~PFAM: NAD binding domain of 6-phosphogluconate dehydrogenase~TIGRFAM: 2-hydroxy-3-oxopropionate reductase), with the protein MERIGFIGLGIMGKPMAKNLLKAGFPLTVFNRSRTAMDELRVEGATVAESPMQVAQQSDVVITCVSDSPDVEAVVLGECGILAGGRAGMLYIDNSTIAPATSRKIYNALKAKEMDALDAPVSGGDIGAQQGTLSIMVGGDEAAFQRALPILQALGKNIVHVGAAGAGQVTKACNQIVVAMTVQAVAEALTLAKKSGVDPAKVRSALLGGFAQSRVLDVHGQRMIDGTFQPGFKLNLHRKDMNIVLQTGKELNLPLFGAAQVTELMNSLLAQGKGDLDNSALVTLYELLAGV; encoded by the coding sequence ATGGAACGGATTGGATTTATTGGGCTGGGGATTATGGGCAAGCCCATGGCCAAGAATCTTCTCAAGGCAGGCTTTCCGCTCACAGTATTTAATCGCAGTCGGACGGCGATGGATGAGTTGAGGGTAGAGGGGGCTACTGTTGCTGAATCGCCCATGCAAGTGGCGCAACAATCCGATGTGGTGATTACCTGTGTGTCTGATTCGCCCGACGTGGAAGCAGTAGTGCTGGGGGAATGTGGGATTTTAGCAGGTGGCAGAGCCGGAATGTTGTATATCGACAATTCCACGATCGCCCCTGCCACTTCCCGTAAAATTTATAACGCCTTGAAAGCAAAGGAGATGGATGCATTAGATGCACCTGTCTCTGGGGGAGATATTGGTGCCCAGCAGGGGACGCTCTCGATTATGGTAGGCGGAGATGAAGCGGCGTTTCAACGAGCACTGCCAATTTTGCAAGCATTGGGCAAAAATATTGTGCATGTTGGCGCAGCCGGAGCCGGACAGGTGACGAAAGCCTGTAATCAGATTGTGGTGGCAATGACAGTACAAGCCGTGGCAGAAGCACTGACCCTGGCAAAGAAATCCGGGGTTGATCCAGCCAAGGTGCGATCGGCGTTGTTGGGTGGGTTTGCCCAAAGTCGTGTGCTGGATGTGCATGGGCAGCGGATGATTGATGGCACGTTTCAGCCCGGATTCAAGCTCAACCTGCATCGTAAAGACATGAACATCGTATTGCAGACAGGAAAAGAGTTGAATCTGCCGCTATTCGGTGCCGCTCAAGTTACAGAGTTGATGAACTCGCTATTGGCGCAGGGTAAAGGGGACCTCGACAATTCTGCACTCGTTACACTGTATGAGTTACTGGCGGGGGTATAG
- a CDS encoding ABC-type antimicrobial peptide transport system, ATPase component (IMG reference gene:2510098504~PFAM: ABC transporter) translates to MTAKTWWSKLFTSDALQPSSDQRSSLDAAVSRGAVVQLSNLGKEFQEGEVQRTVLQNVTLQFEPGEFVVLLGHSGSGKSTLLNLISGIDQPSTGSVRIDELTITELDERSRTLFRRDHIGFIFQFFNLIPTLTVLENVTLPQELAGKSSSTAQQSALKLLEQVGLTDRIHTYPDKLSGGQQQRVAIARALAHDPSLILADEPTGNLDEETGQRVLQLLLDLTRNLGKTLIMATHNPEIARFANRVLRVQDGRLTRVIVHPDAVEEVVI, encoded by the coding sequence ATGACAGCAAAAACTTGGTGGTCAAAGCTATTCACCTCGGATGCGTTACAACCTTCTTCTGATCAACGTTCATCTTTAGATGCTGCCGTATCTAGGGGGGCAGTGGTTCAGCTTAGCAATCTGGGCAAGGAGTTTCAGGAAGGCGAAGTCCAACGAACTGTATTACAGAATGTAACGCTTCAATTTGAGCCAGGGGAATTTGTGGTGCTGTTAGGGCATAGTGGCAGTGGTAAGAGTACGTTGCTGAATTTGATAAGTGGTATTGATCAACCCTCTACTGGCTCCGTTCGGATTGATGAGTTGACTATTACAGAATTGGACGAGCGATCGCGAACGCTGTTTCGTCGAGATCACATTGGGTTTATCTTTCAGTTTTTTAATCTCATCCCGACGCTGACTGTCCTGGAAAATGTCACATTGCCCCAGGAACTAGCAGGAAAATCGTCATCTACTGCTCAGCAATCAGCCCTAAAGCTGCTGGAACAGGTAGGACTCACTGATCGCATCCATACCTATCCAGATAAATTATCAGGGGGGCAGCAGCAGCGAGTGGCGATCGCCCGGGCACTGGCGCACGATCCATCTCTGATCCTGGCAGATGAACCCACTGGCAATTTGGATGAAGAAACCGGGCAGCGTGTTTTACAGCTTTTGCTTGATTTGACTCGCAACCTGGGCAAAACTCTGATTATGGCGACGCACAACCCGGAGATTGCTCGTTTTGCAAATCGGGTCTTGCGGGTTCAGGATGGTCGCCTGACTCGTGTCATTGTCCATCCTGATGCCGTGGAGGAGGTAGTGATTTGA